One Streptomyces sp. SAI-135 DNA segment encodes these proteins:
- a CDS encoding sigma-70 family RNA polymerase sigma factor, whose protein sequence is MIARVRAGDPEAYAELVRAHTGLALRAATALGAGADAEDVVQQAFVKAYCSLGRFKEGSAFKPWFMSIVANETRNTVRTAARQRTLAGREAAFVEAEPLIPESADPATAAVEIERRAALEAALGRLSEEHRLVVTYRYLLEMDESETAQALGWPRGTVKSRLNRALRKLGKLLPDFEPREGGDERE, encoded by the coding sequence GTGATCGCACGCGTACGCGCCGGAGACCCGGAGGCGTACGCGGAGCTGGTGCGGGCCCATACGGGCCTGGCGCTGCGAGCGGCCACGGCGCTAGGGGCGGGTGCGGACGCGGAGGACGTGGTGCAGCAGGCCTTCGTCAAGGCGTACTGCTCGCTGGGCCGCTTCAAGGAGGGCTCGGCGTTCAAGCCGTGGTTCATGTCGATCGTGGCCAATGAGACGAGGAACACAGTGCGGACGGCGGCGCGCCAGCGCACGCTCGCCGGCCGGGAGGCGGCTTTCGTGGAGGCCGAGCCGCTGATACCGGAATCGGCGGACCCCGCGACGGCGGCCGTGGAGATAGAGCGCCGTGCCGCGCTGGAGGCCGCGCTGGGAAGGCTGAGCGAGGAGCACCGCCTGGTCGTCACCTACCGCTATCTGCTGGAGATGGACGAGTCCGAGACGGCCCAGGCCCTGGGCTGGCCCCGGGGGACGGTGAAGTCCCGGCTGAACCGCGCGCTGCGCAAACTCGGCAAGCTGCTGCCCGACTTCGAGCCCCGGGAAGGGGGTGATGAGCGTGAGTGA
- the trpS gene encoding tryptophan--tRNA ligase, with the protein MASDRPRVLSGIQPTAGSFHLGNYLGAVRQWVALQESHDAFYMVVDLHAITVPQDPKELTANTRLAAAQLLAAGLDPERCTLFVQSHVPEHAQLAWVMNCLTGFGEASRMTQFKDKSARQGADSASVGLFTYPILQVADILLYQANEVPVGEDQRQHVELTRDLASRFNGRFGETFTIPKPYILKETAKIYDLQDPSIKMSKSASTPKGLINLLDEPKATAKKVKSAVTDTDTVIRYDAENKPGVSNLLTIYSTLTGTSVPELEQQYEGKLYGALKTDLAEVVVEFVTPFRERTQQYLDDPETLDSILAKGAEKARAVAAETLSQTYEKVGFLPAKH; encoded by the coding sequence ATGGCCTCTGATCGACCCCGCGTGCTCTCCGGAATCCAGCCCACCGCAGGCTCGTTCCACCTCGGCAACTACCTCGGCGCCGTCCGCCAGTGGGTGGCCCTGCAGGAGTCGCACGACGCGTTCTACATGGTCGTCGACCTGCACGCGATCACGGTTCCGCAGGACCCGAAGGAGCTCACGGCCAACACCCGTCTGGCCGCCGCCCAGCTCCTCGCCGCGGGACTCGACCCGGAGCGCTGCACCCTCTTCGTCCAGAGCCACGTCCCCGAGCACGCCCAGCTCGCCTGGGTCATGAACTGCCTCACCGGCTTCGGCGAGGCGTCCCGCATGACCCAGTTCAAGGACAAGTCCGCCCGCCAGGGCGCCGACAGCGCGAGCGTCGGCCTGTTCACGTACCCGATCCTCCAGGTCGCGGACATCCTGCTCTACCAGGCCAACGAGGTCCCGGTGGGCGAGGACCAGCGCCAGCACGTCGAGCTGACCCGCGACCTCGCCTCGCGCTTCAACGGCCGCTTCGGCGAGACCTTCACGATCCCGAAGCCGTACATCCTCAAGGAGACGGCGAAGATCTACGACCTCCAGGACCCGTCGATCAAGATGAGCAAGTCGGCGTCCACGCCGAAGGGCCTCATCAACCTCCTCGACGAGCCGAAGGCCACCGCCAAGAAGGTCAAGAGCGCCGTCACCGACACGGACACCGTCATCCGCTACGACGCCGAGAACAAGCCGGGCGTCAGCAACCTGCTCACCATCTACTCGACCCTGACCGGCACGAGCGTGCCGGAGCTGGAGCAGCAGTACGAGGGCAAGCTCTACGGCGCGCTCAAGACGGACCTCGCCGAGGTCGTCGTCGAGTTCGTCACACCGTTCCGGGAGCGGACCCAGCAGTACCTGGACGACCCGGAGACGCTGGACTCGATCCTGGCCAAGGGTGCGGAGAAGGCCCGCGCGGTCGCCGCGGAGACCCTCTCCCAGACGTACGAGAAGGTCGGCTTCCTGCCCGCCAAACACTGA
- a CDS encoding 2'-5' RNA ligase family protein, with translation MGTVTIGVSIAVPEPHGSLLQERRAGFGDAAAHGIPTHVTLLPPTEVADTALPAIEAHLTEVAAAGRPFPMKLAGTGTFRPLSPVVFVQVAQGAEACTWLQKQVRDASGPVARELQFPYHPHVTVAHGIEEAAMDRAFEQLADFEAEWPCTGFALYEQGADGVWRKLREFTFGGSIVPPQAGHVERGSLPTSQL, from the coding sequence GTGGGGACCGTAACGATCGGTGTGTCGATCGCGGTCCCGGAGCCTCACGGCAGCCTGCTCCAGGAGCGGCGTGCGGGCTTCGGCGACGCCGCGGCTCACGGCATCCCCACCCATGTCACCCTGCTGCCGCCCACAGAGGTCGCGGACACCGCGCTGCCCGCCATCGAGGCGCACCTCACCGAGGTCGCCGCGGCGGGCCGGCCGTTCCCGATGAAGCTGGCCGGCACCGGCACCTTCCGGCCGCTGTCACCCGTCGTGTTCGTCCAGGTCGCCCAGGGCGCCGAGGCCTGCACCTGGCTCCAGAAGCAGGTCCGTGACGCCTCCGGGCCGGTCGCACGGGAACTCCAGTTCCCCTACCACCCGCACGTCACGGTGGCCCACGGCATCGAGGAGGCGGCCATGGACCGCGCCTTCGAGCAGCTCGCCGACTTCGAGGCCGAGTGGCCGTGCACCGGCTTCGCGCTCTACGAACAGGGTGCCGACGGGGTGTGGCGCAAGCTGCGCGAGTTCACCTTCGGAGGCTCGATCGTGCCGCCTCAGGCGGGTCATGTGGAGCGCGGCTCCCTGCCCACGAGCCAGCTGTAA
- a CDS encoding decaprenylphospho-beta-D-erythro-pentofuranosid-2-ulose 2-reductase, whose protein sequence is MKDAFGIPQSLLVLGGTSEIALATVRRLVVRRTRTVWLAGRPSPGLEAAAAELRTLGAEVHTVAFDALEPESHEAVLGKVFAEGDVDMVLLAFGILGDQAHDEREPVAAVRVAQTNYTGAVSAGLVSARALQAQGHGSLVVLSSVAGERARRADFIYGSSKAGLDVFTQGLGDALHGTGVHVMVVRPGFVRSRMTAGLEEAPLATTPEAVATAIELGLRRRSETVWVPGALRVVMSALRHVPRAVFRRLPL, encoded by the coding sequence GTGAAGGACGCCTTCGGCATTCCCCAGTCCCTGCTCGTCCTCGGCGGTACGTCCGAGATCGCACTGGCCACCGTCCGCCGCCTCGTCGTCCGGCGCACCCGCACGGTGTGGCTGGCGGGGCGCCCCTCCCCCGGCCTGGAGGCGGCCGCAGCGGAACTGCGCACCCTGGGGGCCGAGGTTCACACCGTCGCCTTCGACGCGCTGGAGCCCGAGTCGCACGAGGCGGTGCTGGGCAAGGTCTTCGCCGAGGGCGACGTCGACATGGTGCTGCTCGCCTTCGGGATCCTCGGCGATCAGGCCCACGACGAGCGCGAGCCGGTGGCCGCGGTGCGGGTGGCACAGACCAACTACACGGGCGCCGTCTCGGCCGGCCTGGTGTCCGCGCGCGCGTTGCAGGCCCAGGGGCACGGCTCGCTCGTCGTGCTCTCCTCCGTCGCCGGCGAGCGCGCCCGCCGCGCCGACTTCATCTACGGCTCCAGCAAGGCCGGGCTCGACGTCTTCACTCAAGGGCTGGGCGACGCCCTGCACGGGACGGGCGTGCACGTGATGGTCGTCCGGCCGGGGTTCGTGCGGTCGAGGATGACGGCCGGCCTGGAGGAGGCGCCCCTCGCGACCACTCCGGAGGCCGTCGCGACGGCGATCGAGCTGGGCCTGCGGCGCCGCTCCGAGACGGTGTGGGTGCCGGGAGCACTGCGGGTGGTGATGTCGGCGCTTCGGCATGTGCCGCGGGCGGTGTTCCGTCGGCTGCCGCTGTGA
- a CDS encoding FAD-binding oxidoreductase, translated as MSADTVPVTGWGRTAPTAARPIRLRSYEEAVAAVRGSGARGGIPRGLGRACGDAAQNAGGAVFDVTALNRVHAIDAEGGTVLCDAGVSLHRIMEVLLPLGWFVPVAPGTRYVTVGGAIGADVHGRNHPVSGSFSRHVLSFELLTADGGIRTVRRGTPLFDATTGGMGLTGMILTATVQLQPVETSLMSVATERTRDLDDLMARLTTGDRGHRYSVAWIDLLARGAATGRAVLTRGDHAPLEALEAPGLLSGGPRARRDPLAFRPPRLPAPLALLPAFLPALLPEGLVNRTTVGLFNELRYRRASRARTGRLQRINAFFHPLDGVPHWNRIYGRGGLVRYQFVVGLGQEETLRRIVRRLSGQRCPSALAVLQRFGDADPGWLSFPAPGWTLALDVPAALPGLGALLDALDEEVAAAGGRVCLAEDSRLRPELLAAMYPRLDAFRALRAELDPRGVFTSDLSRRLTL; from the coding sequence ATGTCTGCCGACACCGTTCCCGTCACGGGATGGGGCCGCACCGCTCCCACCGCGGCCCGTCCGATCCGCCTGCGGAGCTACGAGGAGGCCGTGGCCGCCGTCCGGGGCAGCGGGGCCCGCGGCGGCATCCCGAGAGGCCTTGGGCGGGCCTGTGGGGACGCGGCGCAGAACGCCGGCGGCGCGGTCTTCGACGTGACCGCGCTGAACCGTGTGCACGCGATCGACGCCGAGGGCGGCACCGTGCTGTGCGACGCCGGCGTCTCCCTGCACCGGATCATGGAGGTGCTGCTGCCGCTCGGCTGGTTCGTGCCGGTGGCGCCCGGCACCCGCTACGTCACGGTCGGCGGCGCGATCGGCGCGGACGTCCACGGCAGGAACCACCCCGTGTCCGGCTCCTTCTCCCGCCATGTGCTGTCCTTCGAACTCCTCACCGCCGACGGCGGGATCCGCACCGTGCGCCGGGGCACGCCCCTGTTCGACGCGACCACCGGAGGCATGGGCCTGACCGGGATGATCCTCACCGCGACGGTCCAGCTCCAGCCGGTCGAGACCTCGCTGATGTCGGTCGCCACAGAACGCACGCGGGACCTGGACGACCTGATGGCCCGTCTGACGACCGGGGACCGCGGTCACCGCTACTCGGTCGCCTGGATCGACCTGCTGGCCCGCGGGGCCGCCACCGGACGGGCGGTGCTGACCCGGGGCGACCACGCGCCGCTGGAGGCCCTGGAGGCGCCGGGGCTGCTCTCCGGCGGCCCACGCGCGCGCAGGGACCCGCTCGCCTTTCGGCCCCCGCGCCTCCCGGCACCGCTCGCCTTGCTGCCTGCCTTCCTTCCCGCCTTGCTGCCCGAGGGGCTCGTCAACCGCACGACCGTGGGGCTGTTCAACGAGCTCCGGTACCGGAGGGCGTCACGCGCGCGTACCGGCCGGCTGCAGAGGATCAACGCCTTCTTCCATCCCCTGGACGGCGTGCCCCACTGGAACCGGATCTACGGCCGCGGCGGCCTGGTGCGCTACCAGTTCGTCGTCGGACTCGGCCAGGAGGAGACCCTGCGCCGGATCGTGCGGCGGCTCTCCGGACAGCGCTGCCCGTCCGCTCTCGCCGTCCTCCAGCGGTTCGGCGACGCCGACCCCGGCTGGCTCTCCTTCCCGGCCCCCGGCTGGACCCTGGCCCTGGATGTCCCGGCCGCCCTGCCGGGCCTGGGCGCCCTCCTCGACGCGCTGGACGAGGAGGTGGCCGCGGCCGGCGGGCGGGTCTGCCTCGCCGAGGACTCCCGGCTGCGGCCGGAGCTGCTCGCCGCGATGTACCCGCGCCTCGATGCCTTCCGTGCGCTGCGTGCGGAGCTGGATCCGCGCGGGGTGTTCACCTCCGACCTGTCCCGCCGCCTCACCCTCTGA
- a CDS encoding YihY/virulence factor BrkB family protein, with the protein MDWLKRLPVVGPLWVRLTATHAWRSYERLDRVKWTRLAAAMTFTSFVALFPLLTVAAAIAAVTLSTQQQNDLQDKIADQVPGISDQLNIDDLVQNAGTVGLIAAAALLFTGIGWAGSTRECLRAVWELPDEDENVILRKGKDLGILVGLGGAVLVTLAISTVASALVDWIGGQLGLQEGGAGRALLQAAAFVIAVLADFLLLLYVLTLLPGVEPGRRRLFVAALTGAVGFELLKLLLSGYMQGVATKSMYGAFGVPVALLLWINFTAKLVLFCAAWTATGSKERELTDGASDDVPDPAAATGG; encoded by the coding sequence ATGGACTGGCTGAAGAGACTCCCCGTCGTCGGGCCGCTCTGGGTGCGCCTGACGGCCACGCACGCGTGGCGGTCGTACGAACGGCTGGACCGGGTGAAGTGGACCCGGCTGGCCGCCGCGATGACGTTCACCAGCTTCGTCGCGCTGTTCCCGCTGCTCACGGTGGCCGCCGCCATCGCCGCCGTCACGCTCAGCACCCAGCAGCAGAACGACCTGCAGGACAAGATCGCCGACCAGGTGCCCGGCATCTCCGACCAGCTGAACATCGACGACCTGGTGCAGAACGCCGGCACCGTCGGCCTCATCGCCGCGGCCGCCCTGCTCTTCACGGGCATCGGCTGGGCCGGCTCGACGCGCGAGTGTCTGCGCGCGGTGTGGGAGCTGCCCGACGAGGACGAGAACGTGATCCTGCGCAAGGGCAAGGACCTGGGCATCCTGGTCGGGCTCGGCGGCGCCGTCCTGGTCACGCTCGCCATCTCCACCGTCGCCTCCGCGCTGGTCGACTGGATCGGCGGGCAGCTCGGCCTCCAGGAGGGCGGCGCGGGCCGGGCCCTGCTGCAGGCCGCCGCGTTCGTCATCGCCGTACTCGCCGACTTCCTGCTCCTGCTGTACGTCCTGACCCTGCTGCCCGGGGTCGAGCCGGGACGCCGCCGCCTGTTCGTCGCCGCGCTGACCGGCGCGGTCGGCTTCGAGCTGCTGAAGCTGCTGCTGAGCGGCTACATGCAGGGCGTGGCGACGAAGAGCATGTACGGCGCGTTCGGCGTCCCCGTCGCCCTGCTGCTGTGGATCAACTTCACGGCGAAACTGGTGCTGTTCTGCGCCGCGTGGACGGCGACGGGGAGCAAGGAGCGGGAGCTCACGGACGGGGCGAGCGACGACGTACCAGATCCGGCAGCGGCCACCGGCGGTTGA
- a CDS encoding D-alanyl-D-alanine carboxypeptidase — protein MSAPLKKTAGRSLLVTSAALSSLALTAPVALAAPGPTPSASPSATPPARMSTVGGTRLGQAGTQVNLASGVPVLPKDITARSWIVTDAESGDVLASHNAHWRLPPASTMKMLFADTLLPKFAKTEKHKVVPTDLAGMGAGSSLVGIKEGETYTVHDLWLGVFLRSGNDAVHVLSAMNKGVAKTVAEMNEHAEELQALDTHVVSPDGYDAPGQVSSAYDLTLFARSGLQKKDFREYCSTVTAKFPGETKKNKKGKTVRKPFEIQNTNRLLSGDYDISQYQGIAGVKNGNTTNAGATFTGVAERNGRVLLVTVMNPSKEGHNEVYKETAKLFDWGFKAAGKVEPVGELVPPKGAAQPGTSGQAGGGSGGSGQSGGPGASDQPVASATADGGSRGMETAFAIAGGLLVLLAGAAYLVNRRWPLPDLVRRRSPRP, from the coding sequence GTGTCCGCACCCCTGAAGAAGACCGCCGGGCGATCCCTGCTGGTCACCTCCGCCGCCCTGTCCTCCCTCGCGCTGACCGCGCCGGTCGCCCTGGCGGCCCCCGGTCCCACGCCCAGCGCGTCCCCGAGCGCCACTCCCCCGGCGCGCATGTCGACCGTGGGCGGCACACGGCTCGGCCAGGCGGGCACCCAGGTCAATCTCGCGAGCGGGGTGCCGGTGCTGCCCAAGGACATCACCGCGCGGTCCTGGATCGTCACCGACGCCGAGTCCGGTGATGTGCTCGCCTCGCACAACGCGCACTGGCGGCTGCCCCCGGCGAGCACCATGAAGATGCTCTTCGCGGACACCCTGCTGCCGAAGTTCGCCAAGACCGAGAAGCACAAGGTCGTCCCCACCGACCTCGCGGGCATGGGCGCCGGCTCCAGCCTGGTCGGGATAAAGGAGGGCGAGACGTACACGGTGCACGATCTGTGGCTCGGCGTCTTCCTTCGCTCCGGCAACGACGCGGTGCACGTCCTGTCGGCGATGAACAAGGGCGTCGCCAAGACCGTCGCGGAGATGAACGAGCACGCCGAGGAGCTCCAGGCCCTCGACACGCACGTGGTCAGCCCCGACGGCTACGACGCTCCCGGTCAGGTCTCCTCCGCCTACGACCTGACCCTGTTCGCCCGCTCAGGGCTGCAGAAGAAGGACTTCCGCGAGTACTGCTCGACGGTCACCGCGAAGTTCCCGGGCGAGACGAAGAAGAACAAGAAGGGCAAGACCGTCCGCAAGCCCTTCGAGATCCAGAACACCAACCGGCTGCTGAGCGGCGACTACGACATCTCGCAGTACCAGGGCATCGCAGGTGTGAAGAACGGCAACACCACCAACGCGGGCGCCACCTTCACCGGGGTCGCCGAGCGCAATGGCAGGGTGCTGCTCGTCACCGTCATGAACCCGTCCAAGGAAGGGCACAACGAGGTCTACAAGGAGACCGCGAAGCTCTTCGACTGGGGCTTCAAGGCGGCCGGCAAGGTCGAGCCGGTGGGCGAGCTGGTGCCGCCGAAGGGCGCGGCGCAGCCGGGGACCTCCGGACAGGCGGGGGGCGGCTCCGGCGGCTCCGGCCAGTCCGGGGGCCCCGGGGCCTCGGACCAGCCCGTGGCGTCCGCCACGGCCGACGGCGGCTCCCGCGGCATGGAGACCGCCTTCGCGATCGCCGGCGGCCTGCTCGTGCTTCTCGCGGGCGCCGCGTACCTCGTCAACCGCCGGTGGCCGCTGCCGGATCTGGTACGTCGTCGCTCGCCCCGTCCGTGA
- a CDS encoding metallophosphoesterase, whose translation MVILFALLALTVLVTANWYLWRRLFRDTTGGPGRTRRVGAVLIGGGWILAIAALVAERTGAPFWLQRVLAWPGFLWLALSMYLLLAVVAGELVRPVLRRLLERRDRGAEPAVTAVAHPERVPAGVPAEKPVGGGSGPGEPRKPQQGATASEEPRQGGWASEEPREGGSASERCREPQRGKTASGEPRESGVSALVAAPSRRLFVSRVVAGAAAAAAVGTVGYGTYGVLRGPRVKRVTVPLAKLPRAAHGYRIAVVSDIHLSPVLGRGFAQKVVDTINSTRPDLIAVVGDLVDGSVQNLGPAAAPLAGLEARHGSFFVTGNHEYFSGAEQWVEEVRRLGLRPLENDRTELAWFDLAGVNDIAGESEGQGPDFAKALGDRDPARACVLLAHQPVQIHDAVDHGVDLQLSGHTHGGQLWPGNLLAEAANPTVAGLERYGDTQLYVSRGAGAWGPPTRVGAPSDITVIELASKRA comes from the coding sequence GTGGTCATCCTCTTCGCACTGCTCGCCCTGACCGTCCTGGTGACGGCCAACTGGTACCTGTGGCGTCGCCTGTTCCGGGACACCACCGGCGGCCCCGGCCGGACCCGCCGCGTGGGCGCGGTGCTCATCGGGGGTGGCTGGATCCTGGCGATCGCCGCCCTGGTCGCCGAGCGCACCGGCGCCCCCTTCTGGCTCCAGCGCGTGCTCGCGTGGCCCGGCTTCCTGTGGCTGGCGCTGTCGATGTACCTGCTGCTGGCGGTCGTGGCGGGAGAGCTCGTACGACCCGTGCTGCGACGTCTCCTCGAACGCCGGGACCGGGGCGCCGAACCGGCTGTGACCGCCGTGGCGCATCCGGAGCGGGTGCCGGCGGGAGTGCCGGCCGAGAAGCCGGTAGGCGGCGGATCGGGGCCCGGGGAGCCGCGGAAGCCGCAGCAGGGCGCAACGGCGTCCGAGGAGCCGCGACAGGGCGGATGGGCGTCCGAGGAGCCGCGCGAGGGCGGATCGGCGTCCGAGCGGTGTCGGGAGCCGCAGCGGGGCAAGACGGCGTCCGGGGAGCCGCGGGAATCCGGCGTCTCCGCCCTCGTCGCCGCGCCCTCCCGCCGTCTCTTCGTCTCCCGGGTCGTCGCCGGAGCCGCCGCCGCGGCCGCCGTGGGAACCGTCGGATACGGCACCTACGGCGTCCTGCGCGGGCCCCGGGTCAAGCGGGTCACCGTGCCGCTGGCGAAGCTCCCGCGCGCGGCGCACGGCTACCGGATCGCGGTGGTCAGCGACATCCACCTGAGCCCGGTGCTGGGCCGTGGTTTCGCCCAGAAGGTCGTCGACACCATCAATTCCACCCGGCCCGACCTGATCGCGGTCGTCGGCGACCTGGTCGACGGCAGCGTGCAGAACCTCGGTCCGGCGGCCGCGCCCCTGGCCGGGCTGGAGGCACGGCACGGCTCGTTCTTCGTCACCGGCAACCACGAGTACTTCTCCGGTGCCGAGCAGTGGGTCGAGGAGGTACGGCGGCTCGGTCTGCGCCCGCTGGAGAACGACCGCACGGAACTGGCCTGGTTCGACCTCGCCGGCGTCAACGACATCGCCGGCGAGAGCGAGGGCCAGGGCCCCGACTTCGCCAAGGCCCTCGGCGACCGGGACCCGGCACGCGCGTGCGTGCTCCTCGCCCACCAGCCGGTCCAGATCCACGACGCGGTCGACCACGGCGTCGACCTCCAGCTCTCCGGCCACACCCACGGCGGGCAGCTCTGGCCGGGCAACCTCCTCGCCGAGGCGGCGAACCCGACGGTCGCCGGCCTGGAGCGCTACGGCGACACACAGCTGTACGTCAGCCGCGGCGCCGGCGCCTGGGGCCCGCCCACGCGCGTGGGAGCCCCGTCGGACATCACGGTGATCGAACTGGCGTCGAAGCGGGCCTGA
- a CDS encoding ABC transporter substrate-binding protein: MRSVRMRILATLLVLGVVGVGGWQLLPSDGGSGRAIRVGTTDEVTALDPAGAYDAGSWALFNNVFQSLLAFEPGSVTPVPDAAESCGFVGSDLRTYRCVLREGLKFPSGREMTAKDVKYSFDRVKKINSDVGPATLLDTLASVGASGRTVTFRLSSPDATFPFKVATGAGAIVDSTKYPAAALRTDNGVDGTGPYELTSYTKGKKAVLAPNGDYKGEIKSTGRPVELDYYGDSNKLADAWKAKQLDVAYRQLPPDVLAGLNPSDPGQRVSEADSSEVRNLYLNTRAGKPLHEVKVRQAMAWLINREQLAASVYEGTVDPLYSLIPAGITGHTTSFFDEYSEPNVKKARALLAEAGVSTPVSFTYGYGLTSGSAAAEAKEIKKQLEASGLFKVTLKGYEWTDFQKRWATGKLDAYAVGWVADYPDPDTYGSPLVGTDGTMNTGYSSHEVDRLIQDSQRFADRGEAERDFRDVQASVARDVPVIPLWQAKEYVVTSEDVGGGQYLSDGTGVFRLWRLNWL, translated from the coding sequence ATGCGTTCGGTTCGCATGCGGATTCTCGCGACGCTGCTCGTTCTGGGGGTCGTGGGAGTGGGCGGCTGGCAGTTGCTTCCGTCCGACGGGGGGTCGGGCAGGGCGATCAGGGTGGGGACGACCGACGAGGTCACCGCACTCGATCCGGCCGGTGCCTACGACGCCGGTTCGTGGGCGCTGTTCAACAATGTTTTCCAGTCACTGCTGGCCTTCGAGCCGGGCAGTGTCACACCCGTCCCGGACGCGGCCGAGAGCTGCGGCTTCGTGGGCAGTGATCTGCGCACGTACCGCTGTGTGCTGCGCGAGGGGCTGAAGTTCCCGAGCGGCCGCGAGATGACCGCCAAGGACGTCAAGTACTCCTTCGACCGGGTCAAGAAGATCAACTCCGATGTCGGGCCGGCCACGCTGCTGGACACCCTGGCGTCGGTCGGCGCCAGTGGCCGCACGGTCACCTTCCGGCTCTCCTCGCCCGACGCGACCTTCCCGTTCAAGGTGGCCACGGGCGCCGGCGCCATCGTCGACAGCACCAAGTACCCCGCCGCCGCCCTGCGCACCGACAACGGCGTCGACGGCACCGGCCCGTACGAGCTGACGTCGTACACCAAGGGGAAGAAGGCGGTCCTCGCGCCCAACGGCGACTACAAGGGCGAGATCAAGAGCACCGGCCGCCCGGTCGAACTCGACTACTACGGCGACTCGAACAAGCTGGCCGACGCCTGGAAGGCCAAGCAGCTCGACGTCGCCTACCGCCAGCTGCCGCCGGACGTCCTCGCCGGGCTCAACCCGAGCGACCCCGGCCAGCGGGTCTCGGAGGCCGACAGCTCCGAGGTCCGCAACCTCTACCTCAACACCCGCGCGGGCAAGCCGCTGCACGAGGTCAAGGTGCGTCAGGCCATGGCCTGGCTGATCAACCGCGAGCAGCTGGCGGCCTCGGTGTACGAGGGGACCGTCGACCCGCTCTACTCGCTGATCCCGGCCGGCATCACCGGCCACACCACGTCGTTCTTCGACGAGTACTCGGAGCCGAACGTCAAGAAGGCCCGCGCCCTGCTCGCGGAGGCCGGTGTGAGCACGCCGGTCAGCTTCACCTACGGCTACGGCCTGACCAGCGGTTCCGCCGCCGCGGAGGCCAAGGAGATCAAGAAGCAGCTGGAGGCGAGCGGCCTGTTCAAGGTGACGCTCAAGGGCTACGAGTGGACCGACTTCCAAAAGCGCTGGGCCACCGGGAAGCTGGACGCCTACGCGGTCGGCTGGGTGGCCGACTACCCCGACCCGGACACCTACGGCTCCCCACTGGTCGGCACCGACGGCACCATGAACACCGGCTACAGCAGCCACGAGGTCGACCGTCTGATTCAGGACAGCCAGCGCTTCGCCGACCGCGGCGAGGCCGAGCGGGACTTCCGCGACGTCCAGGCGTCGGTCGCCCGCGATGTCCCGGTCATCCCCCTGTGGCAGGCCAAGGAGTACGTCGTGACCAGCGAGGACGTCGGCGGCGGCCAATACCTCTCGGACGGCACCGGGGTCTTCAGGCTCTGGCGCCTCAACTGGCTCTGA
- a CDS encoding ATP-binding protein, giving the protein MLRRNSFRLPRHPASVGLARRRVRDHLADWGHGPDDPALADAVLLVSELATNVVRHGPLLEREFEVAVTALADGSCLIEVSDEGRLEPRLRVVGQSDETGRGLHLVENVAAAWGVWSRGPHGKTVWALVPAG; this is encoded by the coding sequence GTGCTGAGACGCAACTCCTTCCGGTTGCCCCGGCATCCGGCTTCCGTCGGCCTCGCCCGGCGCCGGGTCCGGGACCATCTGGCCGACTGGGGGCACGGTCCGGATGATCCGGCGCTGGCCGACGCCGTCCTGCTGGTGTCGGAGCTGGCCACCAACGTCGTGCGCCACGGGCCGCTCCTGGAGCGGGAGTTCGAGGTCGCGGTGACAGCCCTCGCGGACGGCTCCTGTCTCATAGAGGTCTCCGACGAGGGCCGGCTTGAGCCCCGGCTGCGGGTGGTGGGCCAGTCCGACGAGACCGGCCGCGGGCTGCACCTGGTGGAGAACGTCGCCGCCGCGTGGGGCGTGTGGAGCCGCGGCCCGCACGGCAAGACCGTATGGGCCCTGGTGCCGGCCGGGTGA